One genomic segment of Luteimonas galliterrae includes these proteins:
- a CDS encoding DsbE family thiol:disulfide interchange protein, protein MKRWLPLFVFIALGVLLAAGVWLSRNPNRDALPSPLIGKPAPAFDLPVLHDPGHRVSSRQLRGAPYVMNVWGSWCAECRVEHPVLTRFAETKRVRVIGYNWKDERADALRWLEQFGNPFFVVVTDVEGKTAIDWGIYGAPETFLVDAKGIVRWKHVGPLTDTVVMEELLPALEAAESKR, encoded by the coding sequence ATGAAACGCTGGTTACCACTGTTCGTTTTCATCGCCTTGGGCGTGCTGCTCGCCGCCGGCGTCTGGCTCAGCCGCAACCCCAACCGCGATGCGCTGCCGTCGCCGCTGATCGGAAAGCCCGCGCCAGCGTTCGACCTGCCGGTGCTGCACGACCCCGGCCACCGCGTCTCGTCCAGGCAATTGCGCGGCGCCCCGTACGTGATGAACGTCTGGGGCAGCTGGTGCGCCGAATGCCGCGTCGAGCATCCGGTGCTGACCCGTTTCGCCGAAACCAAGCGCGTGCGCGTGATCGGCTACAACTGGAAGGACGAGCGCGCCGACGCATTGCGCTGGCTGGAACAGTTCGGCAATCCCTTCTTCGTGGTCGTTACCGACGTGGAAGGCAAGACCGCGATCGACTGGGGCATTTACGGCGCGCCAGAGACCTTCCTCGTGGATGCGAAAGGCATCGTCCGCTGGAAGCATGTCGGGCCGCTGACCGATACGGTGGTGATGGAAGAGTTGTTGCCGGCGTTGGAAGCTGCCGAGAGCAAGCGCTGA
- a CDS encoding cytochrome c-type biogenesis protein codes for MLALTASVAYAQTPTDPTPLQFQNSVEERRFHALAAELRCVMCQNQSLADSNAMIAHDLRAEVLELMRQGKTDAQIKAFLAQRYGDFVLYKPRVESKTWLLWFGPAALLLIGGFVVYRVVRRRGSDLSVAADDKQEW; via the coding sequence ATGCTCGCGCTTACTGCATCCGTTGCTTATGCCCAAACCCCCACCGACCCCACCCCGCTGCAATTCCAGAACAGCGTTGAAGAACGCCGCTTCCACGCCCTCGCCGCCGAACTGCGTTGCGTGATGTGCCAGAACCAGTCGCTGGCCGATTCCAACGCGATGATCGCCCACGACCTGCGCGCCGAAGTGCTCGAACTGATGCGTCAGGGCAAAACCGATGCGCAGATCAAGGCTTTCCTCGCCCAGCGCTACGGCGATTTCGTCCTGTACAAGCCGCGCGTGGAATCCAAGACCTGGCTGCTGTGGTTCGGCCCGGCCGCGCTGTTGCTGATCGGCGGTTTCGTGGTCTATCGCGTGGTGCGCAGGCGCGGTAGCGACCTAAGCGTGGCGGCCGACGATAAACAGGAGTGGTGA
- a CDS encoding tetratricopeptide repeat protein: protein MALFIVLAALLAILAVAFVLRPLWRSRPASAAGLTGALLLSTAGLYWLVGTPASLDPVAQRAPASIEEAIAQLEGDLQRDPRQIDGWRLLGRAYRERQQPEKSRDAYAKAAALAPDNDDVQVEYAESRALANPQHRFDQEAVASLEVVLKRSPQHQRARWFLGIAQRQADKPAEAAQTWEPLLAMVDENTAATLRPQIDAARTAAGLPPLPAAEKNAQPAAGATALTVKVSLDPDFASRVRLRGDASVFVIARKPGGPPMPVAVEKHSLQELPLTVVLDDADGPMPTQKLSALQEVEIVARLSASGNAMRQEGDLESEPMRVALPAKQPVELVIGAKSL, encoded by the coding sequence ATGGCGCTTTTCATCGTCCTCGCCGCCCTGCTGGCGATTCTCGCTGTGGCTTTCGTACTGCGGCCGCTGTGGCGCAGCCGCCCTGCGTCCGCCGCCGGGTTGACCGGTGCATTGCTGCTGTCGACCGCGGGTCTGTACTGGCTGGTCGGCACGCCGGCCTCGCTCGACCCGGTAGCGCAGCGCGCACCCGCGAGCATCGAAGAAGCGATCGCCCAACTCGAAGGCGATCTGCAACGCGACCCGCGCCAGATCGACGGCTGGCGCCTGCTCGGTCGCGCCTATCGCGAGCGGCAGCAACCGGAAAAATCGCGCGATGCCTACGCCAAGGCGGCGGCGCTGGCTCCCGACAACGACGACGTGCAGGTGGAATACGCCGAATCGCGCGCCCTGGCCAATCCCCAGCATCGCTTCGACCAAGAAGCCGTGGCGTCCTTGGAAGTCGTGCTGAAGCGCTCGCCGCAGCATCAGCGCGCGCGCTGGTTCCTGGGCATCGCGCAACGTCAGGCCGACAAGCCGGCGGAGGCTGCGCAGACCTGGGAACCATTGCTGGCTATGGTCGATGAGAACACCGCCGCCACGCTGCGCCCGCAGATCGACGCCGCACGCACCGCCGCAGGCTTGCCGCCCTTGCCGGCCGCCGAAAAGAATGCGCAGCCTGCGGCCGGCGCTACGGCGCTGACCGTCAAAGTGTCGCTCGACCCCGATTTCGCTTCGCGCGTGCGCCTGCGCGGCGACGCGAGCGTGTTCGTGATCGCACGCAAACCCGGCGGCCCACCGATGCCGGTCGCGGTCGAAAAGCATTCGCTCCAGGAATTGCCGCTGACCGTCGTGCTCGACGACGCGGACGGCCCGATGCCTACCCAGAAGCTGTCCGCGCTGCAGGAAGTCGAGATCGTCGCGCGCTTGTCGGCCAGCGGCAACGCTATGCGGCAAGAAGGCGACCTGGAATCGGAACCGATGCGGGTGGCGTTGCCGGCGAAGCAGCCGGTGGAGCTGGTGATCGGCGCCAAATCCTTATGA
- the metX gene encoding homoserine O-acetyltransferase MetX translates to MTEFIPPGTRFATLPSPFPMKRGGELHGARIAYETWGALNAARDNAVLIVTGLSPDAHAAANEGDPEAGWWEAMLGPGKPIDSDRWFVVCVNSLGSCKGSTGPASVNPDTGDLYRLAFPELSIEDIADAAVHVARSLGIEQLACVIGNSMGGMTALALLARHPSFARSHINISGAARALPFSIAIRSLQREAIRLDPKWNNGRYDEQNYPESGMRMARKLGVITYRSALEWDGRFGRVRLDSDRRDDEDPFGLEFEVESYLEGHARRFVRRFDPNCYLYLSRCMDWFDLGESCGGSADDGLARIRIGRALAIGVHTDILFPLQQQQQIADGLRAGGNQAAFLALESPQGHDAFLVDIDRFGPAVSGFLAML, encoded by the coding sequence ATGACCGAATTCATCCCCCCAGGCACCCGCTTCGCCACCTTGCCCTCGCCTTTTCCGATGAAACGCGGCGGCGAACTGCACGGCGCGCGCATCGCCTACGAAACCTGGGGCGCATTGAACGCAGCGCGGGACAATGCGGTGCTGATCGTCACCGGCCTGTCGCCCGATGCGCACGCGGCCGCCAACGAAGGCGACCCCGAAGCCGGCTGGTGGGAAGCGATGCTCGGCCCCGGCAAGCCCATCGACAGCGATCGCTGGTTCGTGGTTTGCGTCAATTCGCTCGGCAGTTGCAAGGGCTCCACGGGTCCCGCGTCGGTGAACCCCGATACCGGCGATCTCTACCGCCTCGCCTTTCCGGAGTTGTCCATCGAGGACATCGCCGACGCCGCCGTGCACGTGGCGCGCTCGCTGGGCATCGAGCAGCTGGCCTGCGTCATAGGCAATTCGATGGGCGGCATGACCGCGCTCGCCTTGCTGGCGCGGCATCCGTCGTTCGCGCGCAGCCATATCAATATCTCCGGCGCGGCGCGCGCGCTGCCGTTCTCGATCGCGATCCGCTCGCTGCAGCGCGAGGCCATCCGCCTGGATCCGAAGTGGAACAACGGCCGTTACGACGAGCAGAACTACCCCGAAAGCGGCATGCGCATGGCGCGCAAGCTCGGCGTGATCACCTATCGCTCGGCGCTGGAATGGGACGGCCGCTTCGGCCGCGTCCGGCTGGATTCGGACCGGCGCGACGACGAGGATCCGTTCGGCCTGGAATTCGAGGTGGAAAGCTATCTCGAAGGCCACGCCCGCCGCTTCGTGCGGCGCTTCGACCCGAACTGCTATCTCTATCTCAGCCGCTGCATGGATTGGTTCGACCTGGGCGAATCCTGCGGCGGATCCGCGGACGATGGTTTGGCGCGGATCCGTATCGGCCGCGCATTGGCCATCGGCGTGCATACCGACATCCTGTTCCCGCTGCAGCAGCAACAGCAGATCGCCGATGGGCTGCGCGCCGGCGGCAATCAGGCCGCCTTCCTAGCGCTGGAGTCGCCGCAGGGCCATGACGCCTTCCTGGTGGATATCGACCGGTTCGGGCCGGCTGTCTCCGGGTTCCTGGCCATGCTCTAA
- a CDS encoding cysteine dioxygenase family protein: protein MNAIQSDCHSVEFQGRDKLVAAVDAAVAQADEHAVTAALRNSLCALIRDPDVHLPDCVFEPIEDHYARREIYRSPEHGYSVVAMTWGPGQGTPIHDHSGLWCVEGVWDGELEITQYELLEREGDRFRFRAAGGMHAGPGSAGSLIPPHEYHTIGNASADRVAVSLHIYKAPMECCSKFQPQSGEWFLRTDSELRTDEAA from the coding sequence ATGAACGCCATCCAGTCTGACTGTCACAGCGTCGAATTCCAGGGTCGCGACAAGCTGGTCGCCGCGGTCGACGCCGCCGTCGCGCAAGCCGACGAGCACGCCGTCACCGCCGCGCTGCGCAACAGCCTGTGCGCGCTGATCCGCGATCCGGACGTGCATCTCCCCGACTGCGTGTTCGAACCCATCGAAGACCATTACGCGCGCCGCGAGATCTACCGCAGCCCGGAGCACGGCTACAGCGTCGTGGCGATGACCTGGGGCCCCGGCCAAGGTACGCCGATCCACGATCATTCCGGCTTGTGGTGCGTGGAAGGCGTCTGGGACGGCGAACTGGAAATCACGCAGTACGAATTGCTGGAACGCGAAGGCGACCGCTTCCGCTTCCGCGCCGCCGGCGGCATGCACGCCGGCCCCGGCAGCGCAGGCAGCCTGATTCCGCCGCACGAATACCACACCATCGGCAACGCCAGCGCCGACCGCGTCGCGGTATCGCTGCATATCTACAAGGCGCCGATGGAGTGCTGCTCCAAGTTCCAGCCGCAGTCGGGCGAGTGGTTCTTGCGCACCGACAGCGAGTTGCGGACCGACGAAGCGGCCTGA
- a CDS encoding DUF2214 family protein yields the protein MLTDLLLASFHHLLFFGLISMLVTQSVLLARPIDAAALERLRGVDRGYGIVAVLLLAVGFARVFHGMKGYDFYLHNPWFHAKVGAFLLAAVLSIWPTLRFLRWRKALKADPAFVPPAAEVAGLSRIIRFELMLIAVILVCAAAMARYGGF from the coding sequence ATGCTGACCGATCTTCTGCTGGCTTCGTTCCACCATCTGCTGTTTTTCGGCTTGATCTCGATGCTGGTCACCCAATCGGTGCTGCTGGCCCGCCCGATCGACGCCGCCGCGCTCGAGCGCCTGCGCGGCGTGGACCGCGGCTACGGCATCGTCGCGGTACTGCTGCTGGCGGTCGGCTTCGCCCGGGTCTTCCATGGCATGAAGGGCTACGACTTCTATCTGCACAATCCCTGGTTCCATGCCAAGGTCGGCGCTTTCCTGCTGGCCGCCGTGCTGTCGATCTGGCCGACGCTGCGCTTCCTGCGCTGGCGCAAGGCCCTGAAGGCAGATCCGGCCTTCGTCCCGCCCGCCGCGGAAGTCGCCGGCCTGAGCCGGATCATCCGCTTCGAGCTGATGCTGATCGCGGTGATCCTGGTCTGCGCCGCGGCCATGGCCCGCTACGGCGGTTTCTAG
- a CDS encoding GNAT family N-acetyltransferase has product MARLWHEGWVDSHAPILPPALAKYRTLESFRSRLQSLMPQVRVIGEPGQPLGLCITRGDELYQLFVSAAARGTGVAVALLADGEARLRDRGVHATWLTCAIGNHRAARFYEKNGWVLAGNMIDELPTPDGAFPLEVWRFEKTLSQSA; this is encoded by the coding sequence TTGGCCCGGCTTTGGCACGAAGGGTGGGTCGATTCGCATGCGCCTATCCTGCCGCCGGCGCTCGCCAAGTACCGGACGCTGGAGAGTTTCAGAAGCAGGCTGCAATCACTCATGCCGCAGGTGCGGGTAATAGGCGAACCCGGGCAGCCGCTCGGGTTGTGCATCACCCGGGGCGACGAGCTCTATCAACTCTTCGTTTCGGCCGCCGCGCGAGGCACCGGAGTCGCCGTTGCCCTATTGGCCGATGGCGAGGCGCGGTTGCGCGATCGCGGCGTCCATGCCACTTGGCTGACCTGTGCGATAGGCAATCACCGGGCGGCGAGGTTCTACGAGAAAAACGGCTGGGTGCTGGCGGGAAACATGATCGATGAGTTGCCGACCCCCGATGGCGCATTCCCGCTCGAAGTGTGGCGTTTCGAGAAAACGCTGAGCCAGTCCGCGTAG
- a CDS encoding nuclear transport factor 2 family protein codes for MPHRFVLSLPIAALLACLPAFASDADDVKAILQAETEICAAFEREDAQWLEQHLDPTFTLTSSTGKVTTRADEVADLRRGTRYDVFRNRDTVVRLYGDAAVTTGITRVEGKSDGKPYSLDFQFTDTYVRKPEGWVIVASHASRLPVK; via the coding sequence ATGCCCCATCGTTTTGTCTTGTCGCTGCCGATCGCCGCCCTGCTCGCCTGTCTGCCCGCCTTCGCCTCCGATGCCGATGACGTCAAGGCGATCCTGCAGGCCGAAACCGAGATCTGCGCGGCGTTCGAGCGCGAGGATGCGCAATGGCTGGAGCAGCATCTGGACCCGACGTTCACCCTGACCAGTTCCACCGGCAAAGTCACCACCCGCGCCGACGAAGTCGCCGACCTGCGCCGCGGCACGCGATACGACGTGTTCCGCAACCGCGATACGGTCGTCCGCCTGTACGGCGACGCCGCGGTGACCACCGGCATCACGCGGGTCGAGGGCAAGAGCGACGGCAAGCCCTATTCGCTGGATTTCCAGTTCACCGACACTTACGTACGCAAGCCCGAGGGTTGGGTGATCGTGGCCAGCCATGCGTCGCGTTTGCCGGTGAAGTGA
- a CDS encoding TCR/Tet family MFS transporter, with protein sequence MSLTDFRAGKAAIAFILVTAMLDIVAMGIVIPVLPTLIEQFTGSNARAGVINGVFVALWALMQFVASPIIGSLSDQYGRRPVILLSTAGLAADYVLMAVAPDLWWLALGRIVAGITSASFTTVYAYMADITEPEQRARGYGLIGAAFSAGFVAGPLLGGVLGEISPRAPFWTAAAMSGVAFLYGALILPESLPPEKRMAFSWRRANPLGAMRLLQSHHELLGLAGVNFLLYFAHHVFSAVFVLYAGYRYGWSPWQVGVLLAMVGVLDMLVQGVLVGPVVKRFGDRKTMVFGLFAGAVGIACMGLAPSGLLFALAMLPNALWGLAMPTIQSLMTQRVSESEQGQLQGANNSVASIAGVLSPLFFGTLYAVSIGPDARLPHPGAAFLIAALVLAFAGVIGWRVARRAHRETLAKAET encoded by the coding sequence ATGTCTCTTACCGACTTTCGCGCCGGCAAGGCCGCGATCGCCTTCATTCTGGTCACCGCGATGCTGGACATCGTGGCGATGGGCATCGTCATTCCGGTGCTGCCGACGCTGATCGAACAGTTCACCGGCTCCAATGCCCGCGCCGGCGTGATCAACGGCGTGTTCGTGGCGCTGTGGGCGCTGATGCAGTTCGTCGCGTCGCCGATCATCGGCTCGCTGTCCGACCAGTATGGACGCCGGCCGGTGATCCTGCTCTCCACCGCAGGCTTGGCCGCCGACTACGTGCTGATGGCCGTGGCGCCCGACCTGTGGTGGCTGGCGCTGGGCCGCATCGTCGCCGGCATCACGTCGGCAAGTTTCACCACGGTGTACGCGTACATGGCCGACATCACCGAACCGGAACAGCGTGCGCGCGGCTACGGGCTGATCGGCGCCGCGTTCAGCGCCGGCTTCGTCGCAGGACCGCTGCTGGGCGGCGTGCTGGGCGAAATTTCGCCGCGTGCGCCGTTCTGGACGGCGGCGGCGATGAGCGGCGTCGCGTTCCTGTACGGCGCCCTCATTCTGCCCGAGTCGCTGCCGCCGGAAAAACGCATGGCGTTCTCGTGGCGCCGCGCCAATCCGCTGGGCGCGATGCGGCTGCTGCAGTCGCATCACGAATTGCTCGGCCTGGCCGGCGTCAACTTCCTGCTGTACTTCGCCCACCACGTGTTTTCGGCGGTGTTCGTGCTGTACGCCGGCTACCGCTACGGGTGGAGCCCGTGGCAGGTGGGCGTGTTGTTGGCGATGGTCGGCGTACTCGACATGCTCGTCCAGGGCGTTCTGGTCGGACCGGTAGTGAAGCGTTTCGGCGACCGCAAGACGATGGTGTTCGGCCTGTTCGCCGGCGCGGTCGGCATCGCCTGCATGGGACTGGCGCCGAGCGGACTGCTGTTCGCGCTGGCGATGCTGCCGAACGCGCTGTGGGGCCTGGCGATGCCGACGATCCAGTCGCTGATGACGCAACGCGTCTCCGAATCCGAACAGGGCCAGTTGCAGGGCGCCAACAACAGCGTCGCCAGCATCGCCGGCGTGCTGTCGCCGTTGTTCTTCGGCACGCTTTACGCGGTATCGATCGGGCCTGATGCGCGCTTGCCGCATCCCGGCGCGGCCTTCTTGATCGCAGC